agccctcagagagctccgtctatggaaaaataaaaaagttatagcactttgaatgcagtgagtttagaaaaaaataataatttccaaaaaaagggtttttattgtggaaaagtggaaaaacctaaaaaaagataagacttttggtatcgttgtaaccgtaccggcccgcaaaaaaaagaatgtgttgtatcatttatgctgcataattacactttaaaaaaaaaaatggcagaattgatgcgttttctctccctatgatcataaaaaaattaaaaagttatggcttttgaaaaatggagatggaaatataccaaaaatcgcttggtcctcaatgccaaaataggccgtgtcattaaggggttaaagatacagAATCAATCCTCAATTAAGAATAAACAGGAGGCTGATATTGGTCCCATAAAGGACTCACATTGGAAAGAAATCTTACAGATGACCCGTAAGTTCCCCCTAAGCGAATCATATAGACTGTCACAAATCGATTTGATACACAGAATATATCGCACTCCAGCCTTTTTGCATAATATAGGTGTAAGGAATAACCCTGCCAGTGGAGGAGCATGAACAACTAGTGGTAGTGAGACTCTTGTATATCGCAAGAAAATTGATAGTGCAGCATTGGCTAGATGAGTTCTCCCCTACAGTGAGGGAATTCACGGATAAAAGCCAATCAACTCTTACCATGGGAAAAGGGcatatactttaaccctttccaatccactgtctgatgtccaaagacataatgatttaagactgtacagctccaatgttggatgacatccgtcggggttctcttactgtatattgctggcctctctgctgtctgagcctattcaacgtgtcacctcatgcagtactgcttttagccagcagatagcgccgttgtataacggcagaaaaagagtaagacccctaggaaaaccaggatagaaattggattggaaagggttaaacgtatAGCAGGACACATACAGTAAGATATGGTCCAAATGGTTGGATGCATTTTGCTTGGCACAACTGAACTTGTTCATCAGGTAAACCTGAGTGTACAAGGGAAACGATATTTAGGCTATAGCGTAGTCACAAGAGACAGCAAAGTAGGGACCCGTGAAATAATCATAAGGCATATATCTAAATGTATCTGGTTGACTGTTATAGTAAAGTAGTAGCAAGAATGGGCAGTAGAGGCCCTCAGAGTGCAGATTATTGCTTTTGTTTCTTTAACCTGAGCCTGtctgaaagggttaacacctatGGGTGTGACAGGAGCTAACATAAAAGGAGTAGATTCTGTCACACACTAGagagacgttggctgagagagacagagaggcgGTGAAGGAGCCGCGTCAGGAACTAGGAGCCCGAGGTCTAGCACAGACCAGTGAGAagtgacagcttagcagagctggaAGGGCTGCAAGCTGGAGGTCCAGGGTGGACCAGCAGAGGCCTCGAGTTggacagggatgacaaccctcAACTCTCACACAAATTATATGGACTGTGGTATGCTGTATCCATTTGATGTGCCGTGAAATAAAGCTGGCAGGTGCCAGATCTAAAGAAAATCCACGTCTGCTGAGTGTTATCTATACGTGAGGTGCGCCATTTCTGGTCGGAGAGGTCTGTGATCCGCAGGCAAggaaccccaacttgccacactgTTTAGAACCTTTGCTATTGTATTTCTACATTAGATTGTGATATAAAGCTGTTGTACATATATGGGGTATGGGTAAGTATAGTATTCACTACTGAAGTGTGGAGTTAAAAGATAATCTGACAGGATTTAAAGCTCTACAGACTAATTTTCCTGTTGTTTACTAAGGATGCTGAAGGATCTATATACGGTATACACAAGAAAGACTCAAGGGAGAAGTTGGTGGTTGCAacgatttttgttttattttttatctaggtttttgttaaataagaaaagtgctgaaaatacaaataaaaaatactgaacatattaaaaaaagcaatattgTAGAAGAACCTGAAGGGAGCAGTTCCTGGGAAGAAACCCACCAGCATAGAAGTTGAAGCTTTTTTTTCATGGAGCAATGGGCTCAAGTTTCTCCTTGCCGATATGCAGAACGCATCAGAAGTTATCGGAAATGTTTATGCAGTTATTGATGCACAAGGGAGAGTGCCATACCTGATAAAGGTTCATCTTCTTTTGCCTcacacagacatgtgatattggatcacatttcttaataaataaatgaccaagtattatatatttttaatttggcTCTCTTTATATACTTCAAGacctgtgtgaaaatctgatgtagctTTAATTCAAATATAAGCAGAGATATGTATAactctgaagggttcacaaacgtTCAACACCACATAGGTCCTACAATGAACCTCCAAAGCTATAACACTAATctgaacattaaccctttgcaatccaattttggattcagggtttcctagggggtttttctctttctgccattatacaacggcaccatctgctggctagagccagtattgcagtatgtgacatgctggagaggcccctgacaacagagcagccattaatatacagtaagaataccctgccgaacgtcttccgacatcggagctgtacagccttcaatcagaatgtctttagacatcagacagtggattggaaagggttaaaaaaagattCTCCCCTGTATGAGTTGTCTTACGTTACACATGAAGCAATTTCTAAGAAACATCTCTCTCATTCTGAATATGAAAACTGTGTCTCCTGTGTGACCTCAAGTGTTTAACAAGAACTGTCTTTTGAGTAAAATATATTCCACATTCAAGACACAAAAACATCTTCTCCTTTGTGTGAATTCTCATGTTCCACAAGAGAGGATTttttggtaaaacatttcccacattctggacatgaaaacagattctctcctgtgtgagttcttaagTGTTTCACAACATAggtttttttactaaaacattttccacattcaggacatgaaaatggcttttctcctgtgtgagttctctgatgcttAAGAAGAATTGATTTTTGACCAAAACATTTGCTGCATTGaggacatgaaaacggcttctctcctgtgtgagttcttagaTGTTCCACTAGATAAGATTTttgtctaaaacatttcccacattcaggacaggagaatggcttctctcctgtgtgaattcttaggTGTGCCACAATATAGGACttttgtgtaaaacatttcctacattcaggacatgaaaaggtcttctctcccgtgtgagttctctgatgtctaacaagaaccGATTTATgtctaaaacattttccacattctggacatgaaaatggcttctcccctgtgtgagttcgtAGATGTATCAGAAGACGTGATTTCTTGTTAAAAGATTTGccgcattctgaacatgagaatggcttctctcctgtgtgaattctcaagTGTTCCACAAGAGAGGATTGTTTACTaaaacatttcctacattctTGGCATGAAAAtgctttctctcctgtgtgagttcttagaTGTGCCATAAGATTTGATTtctgattaaaacatttcccacattctgaacatgaaaatggcctttcATCTCTGTGAATTTTCTCATGCAAGGAAAGTTTAGATTTCCTTTTAAAATATTTCTCGCGCTGCAATAGTTCACCTTGTTTACACCCAATGGTGTGTTTTATGATCAGTGATTGATTAGACAAAGGTTTCCTGTGAGATACGATATCAGTGGACCGCTCTCTGCAGTGAAAGCCTAAAGGTACATTAGAAGTTACTGAATTTATTTGTAAGGTTTTGCTATCTTCTGCTTTATGTTGCGGAGATACACTGAGATGTCCATGGGAGATTCCCATCCACTCTACACctggaaaaagaaacaaaagtttttttctttatttttccaaattttggtTATACCAATACATCTGCTGGGGCACAGTTTAATTagtattaccttctgtattcacctaaataagctacaggccaTAATCATACAGTCAGAAggaggagctgtgatctcctccattataactgtgtgacaggggcTGTGTGATTATCGTCAGCAACTGTGATAGCAGTGTCTGTGTTTTTCTGTAGGCAGTTTCAGTGGTAGATCCAAGCAATAGCATCTCAtagactgagaatctgactagaaaattaaTGCATAAGCCCCAGGTAGATCTGAACTGATCAGAATTGAGATTGCATGACTGTCTAGGAAGAAAGAGGCTGGTAGTTGCAGACAGAAAGGAATAGCTTACccaggtaacactagctcacttatatatacagaGGAATAggtaatgaatgaaaaaaaaaaaatcactggagtgtctTTTTCATAATTTTTAATTGCGGAGATATTTTCACTGACTTTGGGTATTGCAGTGCACAATTTAGTTAGCTGTAATGTGTGTGAAAAGCTAATTGTAACATGGCTGGATTTCTTACTGGACCTCTTAATATGTATCAGTGGTTTGTGGATTCAAGAAATGTGTCCTCAGAGTATGAGGATGAGTTGGAGACAGGCTGTatggtgatttaaaggggttatctagacGGCACCCGCCAGGACGGAGAAGTGGCTTCTGCTTCCGATGTATCTCGAGATTTTGCAACTACAAGcgtagctctcattgatttcattgagaaaTGCTCCTccaattacaagcgccagccactacacaagggtcagagCAGCGGTTTCCACTCCGTCCCTAGTGTACTCTGGCAGGcgctgcctagaaaacccctttaaactgttcAAGTACCTGTATGTATGTGTTATGTATTGTGTAAAGTATTACACGTGCCAGGTCTTAAGCCTGTATGAGCAGTCATGAAATGTGCAACATCTTCCATAGGTGTAATTTTGACATTATTAAGAAGTGTTCAAATCCTGCATACATTGACTGACATCCCTCGCGTTCATGCGCCCCACAATAGTGTAGTGGCCAGATTGGTACtgcagcgcagctctcatttaattcggtcattaaaagaaaaaatattaaaagaaaaGTCTCAGAATCCCCCTTTAAAGAGAGATGTACTCATAACTTTGTAGCAGAAAATAAATAGAAAGTGAGTACGTAAGCCGCCTCCTCTGAGTCGAAAGGAAACCAATAAGAATTCTCAACAGAAGGAAGTGAGAAGATAAATATGGGCTGTAGACACAGATGTCCAAGAATGAGAGATCAGACGagaaggggaggggttaaaggggttctgtcactaaaaaagaaaaatgctatacttatctattcctcccccatcagtcaacTTACCAGATGTTCACCtctcctatcttctcctgtctcctgcagtccggggtgggagggtcacttcacctccagctgcctgatttctctccttcctgtgaggttacgtacatttgcatttggttggcagtcgtctgcctgccaaccaatgaACGTTACgccacaggccagcagggggactgcctatcttcttcagagattgttcaagagagctatctctgaaatagattacaattccttcctaggcagtgaagctacagcacagggatgtgaccttcactgacccagccggaaggaatttgagATATGCAGCCCTCATGACAAGCTGGTCCCAGCCtacagtgagctgacctggggcactggagaagctcaaccaggagaagatgtaataaggagacagacagggaaggaataggtaagtttagataatttttttttttaaatgacaaaacccctttaaaggggttttctgacaacAATATTTGATTTTCAGAATGTCATCCTATGCATTTCTGAGCACCTACAAACCCCTAAAACCCCTTAGGAAATTCAGAAAACATCTTCCTCCACTTTCTATCAGATATACCATTAATGGAAACATTGTTCATAGAAGATTAATGAAAGGCTCTTACCATTTACTGATATAGGATTGCCAACTCCACTCATCGTTCCACCAGAAATGTCCTGTGAGAATCCCACAATAAGCAatggacaaaaagagaaaaaaaaaactaatttatcTTCTGTCCGGGCAAAGGTCCAATATTTCTAGACGACATGAACCAATCTGCCCTAAAAGAAGGATCTGCTCAAGCGGGGTTCAGACCACATCCAACCACATATTTTACACCTCACTTCACGAAAGGATCAGCGTCTAACTTGTAGTAGATGTTCTGCTAATTAACACCAGTTCTGAAGTTATTCAGCAACATCACAGCTTTTACAGAAAAGAAGCCTTTTATCACCACTGGTGACTGAACCAACCTCCTTTCAGTCAGAATGCAGCCGCTCTTGTTTTTTGTAGTGACTTTACTGTGAAAAGCTGCTCATAATAttcttacattaaaggggttctgacattaaaaaaaaaattttactcaccttgcctggctaggaccgatcgccaggcatgtgtCCTCCAGCCGACATcttttctgtggcttgtagaagcagagcaggaggggTCAAAATGACCTCTTCCTGTTCTGCtctgtccgtcagccacttccgaggtgaacggacgggccacccacagcaagcacgtcacaagcagtgcttgctgtggccggcccgtccgtcctggctgaactccgagattctgcgcatgcgcagtggagacgcggcccgtcctgactcctgtcagagggcacctctccactgcgcatgcgcgcgatcccggagcagcgcggttcgtggaggaagaagaggaagagcagcgcctgctgggagatgaccccccgatgtcaacaacaacaggagacaaggtaagtattatgtttttatgttttagccgccattaaaccatgggttccctgggtccattaggcagaccagggaacaatggctggtaaagcataaaaacattattcgtgtcagaacccctttaaggctggcttcccacaggcaagaaaatcggacaagatttgtgtgttggagattcttttgaatggggtcaatgTGGGAATCAAATcgcggtatgtcctattttgtgCGTGCTCCCACATTGCaccacccattaatttcaatgggactggtggcAGCACTGCATCATGTTCAAAGTGTATGTGAtccgaggtctcccattgaaaacaatgagagccgCAGTGGAtgcaaggctgtgttcacataaaACCCTCTGGCATACTCAGGGATTTCACATCCACAtagatggcgagggcgatatttgGCCacgattcacagcccgatatcgcccttgcccgtgtgaagttagccttagataTTTGTACAGTTTTACCATGTCCCATTAGAAGTTGCTTCCCAGGGCTAAAGAGGTCTCATTACTTTATAAATCTTTCCTCATCACCGCAGTTCTCCAGACCTCTCATCACTCATCCTCTCTGTACCTCACCCAAATCTGGTACCCACACTGAGCTGCTCATTCTAGATGAGGCTGCACTGATGTTCTGTGAACCATTAAGATCATGTATCTAACTAGTGAGCCAATAACTCAATACATCATAGTATTCTACCTTgaaagcagctgactggcattgtgcTGTCAGTCTATGGTTTACATCTACGCTGCAGAACTTTAAATTTGTCCACACTGAATCTCCAAACAGGTGAAAGTTTATGAACCCTGCAgtatgtgtttttaatgaaaccaGAAACCATTTGCAGCCGCTACCAACCACAGCCAACAATAACCCAATGACATAGAGCACACAGTAAACTACACTGCTGCCAGAGAAAATTAGTAGAATGCTTCATTACATCAGTCTGTAGAGGATTTACAGAAATCTCAGCTTCATCTACCTGATGATCCGGTGGGAcatgttcctcttcctctggacAATCCTGGGAATATAGAGGACTGGGACATCCCTCGGGGGGATTTCTctgactggatccatctataggaaataaccagagagactgaatacattatatatctgATGATCAGATGATGGGGAGTCTAGCCGACCCTCAAAACAGTCCCCTACAATCAATGAAGATCTCCTCTTACCCGGTGATATGAGGGGCTGTgtatcctccatcatgacgtccttgtacagatccttgtgtccttccaaatactcccactcctccatggagaaatagacagtgacgtcctgacaccttataggaacctgacacacacaatatacCGTCATCCTCCAGACTCCTCCCTTGGCTGTATTATATAATGCCCCCATtcccagcagcgctcacctctccggtcagcagctcagtgatcctgtgggtaagttctaggatcttctgctcatgtatcagtgaatgAAGTGAAGGCTCAGTGATGGGGCTCTGGGTCCGGCTCCGTCCTCCTGACACATGGGGGGTCACACACTCACCAGAccacttcttcactaccgtgtaatcctgtggatggtgagacactgatcactacatggaggCTAAGAATCCTTCACCTTTCCCGTCATTCccctgtttattactagagataggAGTGACATCATGTGAacctctcacctccccagttatccagtagatgatctccatggtgaggtctaatatccgggcagccatgtggtctctgtccttctccatccttggtgggtcattgATGGAAAGGACCGTCGTCTTTATCAGTGAGAGTCCTGTGCCTAAGGAGCCTGAGGGCGACAAGGACATCTTCCATGACGGGTCTCACTACTAGGGGATTATTGGAATTAGTGGCAGCATACAGGTGATTTTAGATTACTGATTATAATATGGCATGCTACATACAGGGGGCAACTGACTAAAAACTACAGGGTCACACAGGATACACTGCAGGGCACCACATACAGCAGCCGGTTCTCATCTTCCAGGACACTATAAATCTCCACCTTACCCTGAAGTAATGCCCTGATCCTCCAAGACATTAGCAGGAGTTTCCAATACAGATCTGCTCAACAGAAAGTCCCTTTCCACCATCTATTGTTTATCACCACCTTACATCAGTCCAGATTAGAAGACATCGCTCCGGTAATTTCTGCTtttaacaatttttctttttattcactAAATTACATTTGAAAATGACTTTTTAGGTCCTCAGACTACtggtgagaaatacaaccagctatttgcaggacaccacggacctactgaacaatctgtcaaccgtaggtcccctcctcaatggcaccatcctggcccccATGGATGTAGAAATCTTATATTCCAAaatcccacacgaagatggactaACCGCCTGTCAGCCCCACCTTGAGCCCAATAGGGTTGCTTTTGAATCGGTGATACAACTCATAAGATTCATCCTTACACacgattatttctcctttggcaaagagctattcctgcaactcaccgggactgccatgggcagaaaaatggcaccgcaatatgccaaacttttcatggcaaaactagagagtgactttctggcctcctgccccagaaaaccattggcctacctccactacactgatgacatcataatcatctggaccaacaccgaacaagaactaataaaattccatgaaagattcttGCATGACTGGGAAGTATAAGAAATCTAtaccacagataacactgctggcctggtgaccccccgaCACTAATTCAGGCACCATAAAacattcacatctttatcagtggactatttaagcatttatttctctactcattctgttctggtattgtttttaagtgcaaattaatcacatcatatctgtgccttgtcatatgtatgcatgtgtgtatatatatatatatagtgagggattagcatttaggatcggtagcaacctggacataagcagtcagagacagtgacacataggtacgggtggtggggagcgaaccagacgacctctgcacactttgcgccaggagagcattagtctcggcctgagctctcaattgcctcctcatggatcttttgctggatcgccgccacttgttgctgctggaccaacgcttgctgttgctgcacgttcatttgtaccagctgctttatcagttcctccatcttggctgtatctgctggctgtgccgttgcagctttcacccaggacatggggggttaccgcactctccagtcaatctctcttgggcggttgcccttagcaacggttctccagctgcagcaaaatgtccattaattggtgtatgtctctttaagaccgctgcccgcatccaaacaccatatgtgagggattagcatttaggatcggtagcaacctgggcataagcagtcagagacagtgacacataggataaagtctttagtccaggctttgcctgggtttatttccaagcaaacaaaagcaaaatacaggccttaacatcaggcaaacataacataaatcctgctcgtctgagcacttactatacatgtagcgtccctgtctacacactgttaacaaatagctcctgcacacagccagccaggactctcagacctgcaaaggtctcagctctcctgctggccctgtaggcccaggctttatatggcctggtaccagccccatctggtacgtgggagtgaccatcccacccttcactttggtcactccaggaaaagccggcccggattatgcggcttggagccacttactcactacaacgtgctagtggcttaatgccactaacactaaactgccggcttcctccaccgagcccaggctgctcggtggcatgcATCTGACCAAgtgctccccaaggcagcataggagagcatcctcggtgacacatacctgccctccagcaccttgccggtcactgtctcacataccctccccctttgttcgagcctgtggggtcggacacctttcgctgtcatgcaatgcgtccttgataaggcatcggcattgccctgtagctttccggccctgtgctctaccgaaaaactaaagttttgaagggtcaggaaccatctagtgactctggcatttctttcttttgcctgtgacatccaagttaagggggagtggtctgtgat
Above is a window of Eleutherodactylus coqui strain aEleCoq1 chromosome 3, aEleCoq1.hap1, whole genome shotgun sequence DNA encoding:
- the LOC136620547 gene encoding gastrula zinc finger protein XlCGF57.1-like, producing the protein MEKDRDHMAARILDLTMEIIYWITGEDYTVVKKWSGECVTPHVSGGRSRTQSPITEPSLHSLIHEQKILELTHRITELLTGEVPIRCQDVTVYFSMEEWEYLEGHKDLYKDVMMEDTQPLISPDGSSQRNPPEGCPSPLYSQDCPEEEEHVPPDHQDISGGTMSGVGNPISVNGVEWMGISHGHLSVSPQHKAEDSKTLQINSVTSNVPLGFHCRERSTDIVSHRKPLSNQSLIIKHTIGCKQGELLQREKYFKRKSKLSLHEKIHRDERPFSCSECGKCFNQKSNLMAHLRTHTGEKAFSCQECRKCFSKQSSLVEHLRIHTGEKPFSCSECGKSFNKKSRLLIHLRTHTGEKPFSCPECGKCFRHKSVLVRHQRTHTGEKTFSCPECRKCFTQKSYIVAHLRIHTGEKPFSCPECGKCFRQKSYLVEHLRTHTGEKPFSCPQCSKCFGQKSILLKHQRTHTGEKPFSCPECGKCFSKKTYVVKHLRTHTGENLFSCPECGKCFTKKSSLVEHENSHKGEDVFVS